One Setaria viridis chromosome 3, Setaria_viridis_v4.0, whole genome shotgun sequence DNA window includes the following coding sequences:
- the LOC117848295 gene encoding probable serine/threonine-protein kinase PBL7, producing MMADDAFSPPSPPPAPSPLAAEDLADARLAPWQPSPWPAPRRNDGGGGRVNPLFTILPVSALAIGLVLLVAVAVILVVTRRARPRKVDAGGSCNGDDKPGAPTSSCGSHNARCGYAAAGVGCIYAGRLGFSAAAPRSRGAQVFTYRELERATDGFSEANVVGRGASGAVFRGRLADGTPAAIKRLRLDHRRQGEREFRIEVDLLSRMESPYLVGLLGYCADQSHRLLVFEFMPNGSLRSHLHPPPRPATAAGGLPPRQPLDWQTRLGIALDCARALEFLHEHSTPAVIHRDFNCSNVLLDHNYRARVSDFGMAKVGSNKADGQVVTRVIGTTGYLAPEYASTGKLTTKSDVYSYGVVLLELLTGRVPVDTQRPPGQHVLVSWALPRLTDRQKLAQMVDPALKGQFALKDLIQVAAIAAMCIQTKAEYRPLMTDVVQSLIPIAKPSMSCSSTPLRPALEHVIFMSSSQCANKTS from the exons ATGATGGCGGACGATGCGTTCTCCCCGCCttctccaccgccggcgccgtcacCTCTCGCCGCGGAGGACCTCGCGGACGCGCGCCTCGCGCCGTGGCAGCCCTCCCCGTGGCCGGCGCCCCGCCGGAAcgacggtggaggcgggcggGTGAACCCCCTGTTCACCATACTTCCCGTCTCGGCGCTGGCGATAGGCCTCGTGCTGCTTGTCGCCGTGGCCGTCATCCTGGTGGTGACCCGCCGCGCGAGGCCGCGGAAGGTGGACGCCGGCGGCAGCTGCAACGGCGACGACAAGCCCGGCGCGCCCACGTCCAGCTGCGGCAGCCATAACGCCAGGTGCGgctacgccgccgccg GCGTCGGGTGCATATACGCCGGGCGGCTGGgcttctcggcggcggcgccgcggagccGGGGCGCGCAGGTGTTCACGTACCGGGAGCTGGAGCGCGCGACGGACGGGTTCAGCGAGGCCAACGTGGTGGGGCGGGGCGCGTCCGGCGCGGTCTTCCGCGGCcggctcgccgacggcaccCCTGCCGCCATCAAGCGCCTGCGGCTCGACCATCGGCGCCAGGGCGAGCGCGAGTTCCGCATCGAG GTGGACCTGCTGAGCCGGATGGAGTCGCCGTACCTGGTGGGGCTGCTGGGCTACTGCGCCGACCAGAGCCACCGGCTGCTGGTGTTCGAGTTCATGCCCAACGGCAGCCTCCGGAGccacctccacccgccgccccggccggccacggcggccggAGGCCTCCCGCCGCGGCAGCCGCTGGACTGGCAGACGCGGCTGGGCATCGCGCTGGactgcgcgcgcgcgctcgaGTTCCTGCACGAGCACAGCACCCCCGCCGTGATCCACCGCGACTTCAACTGCAGCAACGTCCTGCTCGACCACAACTACCGCGCCCGCGTCTCCGACTTCGGCATGGCCAAGGTCGGCTCCAACAAGGCCGACGGCCAGGTCGTCACCCGCGTGATCGGCACCACCGGCTACCTCGCCCCAGA GTACGCATCGACGGGAAAGCTGACGACCAAGTCGGACGTGTACAGCTACGGGGTCGTGCTCCTGGAGCTGCTCACCGGCCGGGTGCCGGTCGACACGCAGCGGCCGCCCGGCCAGCACGTCCTGGTCTCATGG GCCCTTCCACGACTCACGGATCGCCAGAAGCTCGCGCAGATGGTGGACCCTGCCCTGAAAGGCCAGTTTGCCCTCAAGGATCTGATCCAG gtcgccgccatcgccgcgatGTGCATCCAGACGAAGGCGGAGTACCGGCCGCTGATGACGGACGTGGTGCAGTCGCTGATCCCCATCGCCAAGCCGTCCATGTCCTGCTCCTCCACGCCACTCAGACCGGCCCTGGAGCACGTCATCTTCATGAGCTCCTCTCAGTGCGCCAACAAGACCTCATAG
- the LOC117849258 gene encoding ARM REPEAT PROTEIN INTERACTING WITH ABF2, giving the protein MEAEQQKQQPQRPRRKGQKRKLEDEAAAAAVAAAAAAAAAAAASSLGSAGADDDNEEEEDGSAAASEICCRHSSQAAIAREVRTQVDVLLRCASSWRHADRVAAKRATHVLAELAKNEEVANVIVEGGAVPALVGHLEEPAAAAAAQEDQQLRPFEHEVEKGAAFALGLLAVKPEHQQLIVDAGALPPLVNLLRRQKNTTNSRVVNSVIKRAADAITNLAHENSNIKTSVRMEGGIPPLVELLESQDLKVQRAAAGALRTLAFKNDENKALIVQCNALPTLILMLRSEDAAIHYEAVGVIGNLVHSSPNIKKEVLNAGALQPVIGLLSSSCTESQREAALLLGQFASADSDCKVHIVQRGAVRPLIEMLQSADVQLREMSAFALGRLAQDTHNQAGIAYNGGLLPLLKLLDSKNGSLQHNAAFALYGVADNEDYVSDFIKVGGVQKLQDGEFIVQATKDCVAKTLKRLEEKINGRVLKHLLYMMRVGEKTVQRRVALALAHLCAPEDQSTIFIDNNGLDLLLDLLTSMSSKHQQDGSAALYKLANKAAALSPMDAAPPSPTPQVYLGEQYVNSSTLSDVNFLVEGKRFYAHRIALLASSDAFRAMFDGGYREKDARDIEIPNIRWDVFELMMRFIYTGSVQVTSEIAQDVLRAADQYLLEGLKRLCEYTIAKDVNLDNVSDMYDLSEAFHAVSLRHTCILYILEHFNKICTRAGSAQLIQRVIPELRNFLTKALSSRSPSDKNMQT; this is encoded by the exons atggaggcggagcagcagaagcagcagccccAGCGCCCGCGCCGCAAGGGGCAGAAGCGGAAGTTGGAGgacgaggcggccgccgccgccgtcgccgcggcggcagcggcagcggcagcggccgcggcgtcctcgCTCGGCAGCGCGGGCGCCGACGATgacaacgaggaggaggaggacggctcggcggcggcctcaGAGATCTGCTGCCGCCACTCCTCCCAAGCAGCGATTGCCCGCGAGGTCCGCACGCAGGTCGACGTCCTCCTCCGCTGCGCCTCCTCATGGCGCCACGCCGACCGCGTCGCCGCCAAGCGCGCCACCCACGTCCTCGCCGAGCTCGCCAAAAACG AGGAGGTTGCCAACGTGATCGTAGAGGGCGGCGCCGTGCCGGCCTTGGTGGGCCACCTGGAggagcctgcggcggcggcggcggcgcaggaggatcAGCAGCTGCGGCCGTTCGAGCATGAGGTCGAGAAGGGCGCTGCCTTCGCTCTGGGTCTCCTAGCTGTAAAG CCTGAACATCAACAACTTATTGTTGATGCTGGTGCCCTACCTCCGCTTGTGAACCTCTTGAGAAGGCAGAAAAATACTACAAACTCGAGGGTAGTTAACAGTGTCATCAAGAGAGCAGCTGATGCAATTACCAATCTCGCTCATGAAAATAGCAACATCAAAACTAGCGTCAG AATGGAAGGTGGAATACCACCCCTTGTTGAATTGCTTGAATCGCAGGATCTTAAGGTGCAGAGAGCAGCTGCAGGGGCCTTGCGTACTCTAGCTTTTAAAAATGATGAGAACAAAGCCCTG ATTGTTCAATGCAACGCTTTGCCAACTTTGATCTTAATGCTGCGGTCAGAGGATGCTGCAATTCACTATGAAGCA GTTGGTGTTATTGGAAATTTGGTTCATTCGTCACCAAACATCAAGAAGGAGGTTCTTAATGCCGGGGCACTGCAACCTGTGATTGGATTATTAAG TTCTTCTTGTACAGAAAGCCAACGAGAGGCTGCTTTGTTGCTAGGGCAATTTGCTTCTGCCGACTCTGATTGCAAG GTCCATATTGTGCAAAGGGGTGCAGTCCGACCACTAATTGAAATGCTACAGTCAGCTGATGTCCAACTGCGAGAGATGTCTGCTTTTGCACTTGGGAGACTTGCCCAG GACACACATAACCAAGCAGGTATTGCATATAACGGTGGTTTGTTGCCTTTGTTAAAACTTCTTGATTCAAAAAATGGATCTCTGCAACATAACGCTGCATTTGCCCTTTACGGAGTTGCAGATAATGAG GACTATGTCTCCGATTTCATTAAAGTGGGAGGTGTCCAAAAGTTGCAAGATGGGGAATTTATTGTTCAG GCAACAAAGGACTGTGTGGCAAAAACATTGAAGAGGTTAGAGGAGAAGATAAATGGGCGA GTGCTGAAACACTTGCTTTACATGATGCGAGTAGGAGAGAAAACTGTGCAGAGACGTGTTGCTCTGGCTCTGGCGCACCTTTGTGCCCCTGAAGATCAAAGCACAATTTTCATTGATAATAATG GTCTCGACTTGCTTCTTGATCTTCTGACTTCCATGAGCTCGAAACATCAACAAGATGGTTCAGCAGCACTGTACAAATTGGCCAACAAAGCTGCAGCACTTTCTCCTATGGATGCTGCCCCTCCATCTCCAACACCACAG GTTTATCTTGGGGAGCAATATGTGAATAGTTCAACACTTTCAGATGTTAACTTCTTGGTGGAAG GGAAGCGTTTTTATGCACACAGAATTGCCTTGCTTGCTTCTTCAGATGCATTTCGTGCAATGTTCGATGGTGGGTACAGG GAAAAGGATGCAAGAGATATTGAAATTCCCAATATCAGATGGGACGTTTTTGAACTCATGATGAG ATTTATCTATACAGGGTCAGTGCAGGTTACCAGTGAAATTGCTCAGGATGTTCTTAGAGCCGCTGATCAGTATCTCTTAGAAGGCCTCAAACGCCTATGTGAATATACGATTGCAAAG GATGTGAATCTAGATAACGTCTCCGACATGTATGACTTGTCTGAAGCCTTCCATGCGGTGTCACTGAGACATACATGCATCCTGTACATTCTGGAGCATTTTAACAAGATCTGCACCAGAGCCGG TTCGGCTCAGCTGATCCAGCGTGTTATCCCGGAGCTCCGCAATTTCCTTACCAAGGCGCTGAGTTCAAGAAGTCCAAGCGACAAGAACATGCAGACATGA
- the LOC117847350 gene encoding cyclin-P3-1: MAMAPPTTDAGDELESYSSLGLTVPHSQKGNAEFPKVLLLLSTYLDKTVQQNEELLDSSKVKESTTIFHGQRVPELSIKLYAERIFKYAQCSPSCFVLALIYMERYLQQPNIYMTSFSVHRLLITSVVVAAKFIDDSFFNNAYYGRVGGISTREMNRLELDLLFSLDFRLKVNLETFRSYCLQLEKEALALVLERPIKVHATNGTKPLICNGSVDETCKHEFVRERYSSQALQGCSW; encoded by the exons ATGGCAATGGCACCACCTACAACTGACGCTGGTGATGAACTGGAGAGCTACTCGTCCTTGGGTTTGACAGTACCACACTCACAGAAAGGCAACGCAGAATTTCCAAAGGTTCTGTTGCTTCTGTCGACGTATCTTGATAAGACAGTTCAGCAGAATGAAGAGTTACTAGATTCCAGTAAAGTAAAGGAGTCAACCACTATCTTTCATGGTCAGAGGGTGCCAGAACTTAGTATAAAGCTCTATGCAGAACGCATTTTCAAGTATGCACAGTGCAGCCCATCTTGCTTTGTGTTGGCACTCATCTACATGGAGAGATATCTACAACAACCAAACATTTACATGACATCATTTAGTGTTCATCGCTTGCTGATTAcaagtgttgttgttgctgccaaATTCATAGATGATTC GTTTTTCAACAATGCATACTATGGAAGAGTTGGAGGAATTAGCACGAGAGAGATGAATAGGCTTGAACTGGATTTGTTGTTCAGTCTGGACTTCAGGCTCAAAGTCAACTTAGAGACTTTCAGAAGCTACTGCTTGCAGTTGGAGAAGGAAGCACTAGCTCTTGTTCTAGAGAGACCGATCAAAGTCCACGCCACCAACGGGACCAAGCCCTTGATTTGTAACGGGAGTGTTGATGAGACTTGCAAGCATGAGTTCGTGCGTGAAAGGTACAGCAGCCAGGCTCTCCAAGGATGTAGCTGGTAA
- the LOC117847348 gene encoding kinesin-like protein KIN-14J — protein sequence MEPDPVAVGAPSSPPAASSPPQLQPRDDEERGALECADPASLDRCTAGGDSKNDAPPSPMPAAPQPSPQQPAGEDAAASCEVEKEQAQQQQEVVVPGVGEALRNFMEEFGDQGENSLVLSPQLKEIATPDRPAALRFLGEKYNSLMERYKQQVTKCADECTPRYEYDGLKKKYTDECAERRRLYNEIIELRGNIRVFCRCRPLSSDEVTRGCSSVIEIDPSQETELQFVPSEKERKAFKFDRVFGPEDDQEAVFVETVPVVRSVMDGFNVCIFAYGQTGTGKTFTMEGVPENRGVNYRALEELFRMSEKRSTSVTYTFSVSILEVYNEKIRDLLDESNDQSKRLDIKQSADGMQEVSGLVEAPICNIDGVWEKLKFGARNRSVGTTNANELSSRSHSLVRVTVRSEHLVTGQRSRSHMWLVDLAGSERIAKTGVQGDRLKESQFINKSLSALGDVISALASKNSHIPYRNSKLTHLLQSSLGGDCKTLMFVQISPSSTDSGETLCSLNFASRVRAVEHGPARKQADPAESLKFKQMSEKLRHEEKENAQLNQSLQLMQLKYTSRENVFRTLNEKVKDAEQACRNYQQRIRELENELGNERKAARDSARSSRPPLVPMRQRQPQGRNNNYPPPSGPSRSRFSKAPAVQNKENIPVMTNKAHLGADNKAVGKARRVSLTPVIRQIPIQPKRRSSMAILPSLSEQLSVLNEKRAASRLSHVYVPRRSVAAFGSIPSTPLAGHGAVDATPDGAKLRRIDFGSSSKFTSPPPFGMLNKLLTPQHKQGMAPTGGPGNTSRLCFSIQKKVAVSLNSPGRAKPSVPSGTGIFNPALREQMVVGRTGNALRVLNKRRQSVI from the exons ATGGAGCCGGATCCTGTCGCCGTGGGGGCACCCtcttcgccgccggccgcgtctTCACCGCCGCAGCTGCAACCGCGAG AtgacgaggagcgcggcgcgTTGGAGTGCGCGGATCCCGCGAGCCTAGACCGATGCACTGCCGGAGGAGATTCGAAAAACGACGCGCCGCCATCGCCCATGCCGGCCGCGCCGCAGCCGTCGCCTCAGCAGCCCGCAG gtgaggacgcggcggcgagctgcgaggtggagaaggagcaggcgcagcagcagcaggaggtggtggtcccAGGAGTAGGGGAGGCTCTGCGCAACTTCATGGAG GAGTTTGGAGATCAAGGAGAGAACTCACTTGTCCTGTCTCCGCAGCTGAAGGAGATTGCCACTCCTGACCGCCCTGCTGCCCTCCGCTTCCTCG GGGAAAAGTATAACAGCCTCATGGAGAGGTACAAACAGCAGGTGACAAAGTGCGCTGATGAGTGCACGCCTAGATATGAATATGATGGCCTGAAGAAGAAGTACACAGATGAGTGTGCAGAGAGGAGGCGTCTATACAATGAAATTATTGAGCTGAGGGGGAACATTAGGGTATTCTGCAGATGCAGGCCTCTGAGCTCTGATGAAGTCACTCGTGGGTGCTCGTCTGTGATCGAGATTGACCCATCACAGGAGACTGAGCTGCAGTTCGTCCCCtctgaaaaagaaagaaaggcctTCAAATTTGATCGTGTGTTTGGCCCAGAGGATGACCAAG AGGCTGTATTTGTAGAGACTGTGCCTGTTGTTAGGTCAGTGATGGATGGCTTCAACGTATGCATATTCGCTTATGGACAGACAGGGACTGGGAAAACTTTCACAATGGAAGGGGTTCCAGAAAATAGAGGTGTAAATTATAGAGCTTTGGAAGAACTGTTCAGAATGTCCGAGAAGAGAAGCACGTCCGTTACCTACACATTTTCTGTAAGCATATTGGAAGTCTACAATGAGAAAATCAGAGACCTGCTTGATGAGAGCAACGATCAATCAAAAAG GTTGGATATTAAGCAAAGTGCTGATGGAATGCAAGAGGTTTCTGGCTTAGTTGAGGCTCCAATCTGTAATATTGATGGGGTGTGGGAGAAACTCAAATTCGGCGCCAGAAATAGATCTGTTGGAACGACCAATGCTAATGAACTCAGCAGCCGCTCGCACAG TTTGGTGAGGGTTACCGTTAGGAGCGAGCATTTGGTGACGGGTCAGAGGAGCAGAAGCCATATGTGGTTGGTTGACCTTGCGGGAAGTGAAAGAATTGCTAAAACTGGAGTACAAGGAGATAGGCTGAAGGAGTCACAGTTCATCAACAAATCACTATCTGCCTTGGGTGATGTTATATCTGCCCTTGCCTCAAAAAATTCCCATATCCCATACAG GAACTCCAAGTTGACTCATTTGCTCCAAAGCTCATTAG GTGGAGATTGCAAGACTCTAATGTTCGTGCAGATAAGTCCAAGCTCCACAGATTCAGGAGAAACTCTCTGTTCCCTCAATTTTGCTAGTAGAGTCCGGGCGGTAGAACATGGCCCTGCTCGTAAGCAAGCGGATCCAGCAGAAAGTTTGAAGTTCAAACAGATG TCCGAGAAACTACGGCacgaggaaaaggaaaatgcaCAGCTGAATCAAAGCTTGCAGTTGATGCAGCTCAAGTATACGTCTCGTGAGAATGTATTTAGGACACTAAATGAAAAG GTGAAGGATGCTGAGCAAGCATGCCGAAATTATCAGCAGCGG ATTAGAGAGCTGGAAAATGAATTAGGTAATGAGAGGAAGGCTGCTAGGGATTCTGCTAGATCCTCGAGGCCACCACTTGTTCCTATGAGGCAGAGGCAACCTCAGGGAAGGAATAACAACTATCCACCACCTTCAGGCCCTTCTAGGTCGAGGTTCAGTAAAGCACCCGCAGTTCAAAACAAGGAGAACATTCCTGTGATGACTAACAAAGCACATCTTGGGGCTGATAATAAGGCTGTCGGCAAAGCAAGGCGTGTATCTCTTACTCCGGTGATCCGACAGATCCCTATCCAGCCCAAGAGGCGATCCTCAATGGCAATCCTACCATCTCTGAGCGAGCAGCTGTCTGTGCTCAATGAAAAGAGAGCAGCGTCTCGACTGTCTCATGTTTATGTGCCAAGAAGATCAGTAGCAGCATTTGGATCAATCCCATCAACACCCCTAGCAGGACATGGGGCAGTTGATGCAACCCCAGATGGAGCTAAGTTAAGGAGAATTGAtttcggcagcagcagcaagttcACAAGTCCCCCTCCTTTTGGCATGTTGAACAAATTGTTAACACCGCAGCATAAGCAGGGAATGGCACCAACAGGAGGTCCTGGGAACACAAGCAGGCTGTGTTTCAGCATCCAGAAAAAAGTTGCGGTTTCACTTAATTCACCTGGTCGGGCCAAACCCAGTGTGCCCTCTGGTACGGGCATCTTCAACCCAGCTTTGCGTGAGCAGATGGTGGTGGGGAGAACAGGAAATGCACTGAGGGTGCTCAACAAGAGAAGACAATCTGTCATCTAA